A region from the Mycoplasmopsis bovigenitalium genome encodes:
- a CDS encoding restriction endonuclease subunit S → MHKSLKPAIRFKEFTNDWEQRRLGDFLFDPPLEKVEVEDENDLITIGLNLTGIRIGGNRNKFSFGATQYYKRLAGQLIYGKQNFFNGSIALISPIYSGKCTSGDVPSFNIENINKYFLYQFIARPDYYKSKESYSIGTGSKRIHQSEIKKFQITSPISLIEQEKISDTFIELDSLITLHQRKLEKLKNIKNMLLEKMFADEKNLKPAIRFKEFTNDWEQHKFNELLIKIVDKGHPNMPTLTASVTGDVFRRIDTGYTVSVSNASLMNYVRVLKNDFILHLSSFRSGLAFSDFDGITSPAYIVLRLIGQNVNNPKYWKHFFRTEAFIKSLVPFTYGLRVGKTINLDELNYSILNAPSFKEQTKIASLLESIFSSITLHQRKHYYWFFSFLYIKKYLFIWV, encoded by the coding sequence ATGCATAAATCATTAAAACCAGCCATTAGATTCAAAGAATTTACTAACGATTGAGAACAGAGAAGGTTGGGAGATTTTCTATTTGATCCGCCCCTGGAAAAAGTCGAAGTAGAAGATGAAAATGACTTAATAACTATTGGACTAAATTTAACTGGTATTAGAATTGGCGGCAATAGAAATAAGTTTTCATTTGGTGCAACACAATACTATAAAAGGCTTGCGGGACAATTAATTTATGGAAAGCAAAACTTTTTTAATGGTTCAATTGCACTAATAAGCCCAATTTATAGCGGAAAATGTACATCTGGTGATGTTCCATCATTCAATATAGAAAATATAAATAAATATTTTTTATATCAGTTTATTGCTAGACCAGACTATTACAAATCTAAAGAATCATATTCTATCGGAACTGGTTCTAAGAGAATTCACCAATCAGAAATTAAAAAATTTCAAATAACAAGCCCAATTTCATTAATAGAACAAGAAAAAATTTCGGACACTTTTATTGAATTAGACTCCCTAATCACCCTTCATCAGCGTAAGTTAGAAAAGCTAAAAAACATTAAAAATATGCTCTTAGAAAAGATGTTTGCAGACGAAAAAAACCTTAAACCAGCCATTAGATTCAAAGAATTTACTAACGATTGAGAACAACACAAGTTTAATGAATTACTAATTAAAATAGTTGATAAAGGTCATCCAAATATGCCAACTTTAACCGCTTCTGTAACTGGAGATGTATTTCGCAGAATCGATACAGGGTATACTGTAAGCGTATCAAATGCAAGTTTAATGAACTATGTTCGAGTTTTAAAAAATGATTTCATACTTCACCTCTCATCTTTTAGAAGTGGTTTAGCATTCTCAGATTTTGATGGTATTACTTCACCAGCATACATAGTTTTAAGGCTAATTGGTCAAAATGTTAATAACCCAAAATACTGAAAACACTTTTTTAGAACTGAAGCATTTATAAAATCATTAGTTCCATTCACATACGGATTAAGAGTTGGTAAAACAATTAATCTTGATGAGTTAAATTATTCAATACTTAATGCTCCGTCATTTAAAGAGCAAACAAAAATTGCTTCATTATTAGAGTCAATTTTTAGCTCAATCACCCTTCATCAGCGTAAGCATTATTATTGATTTTTTTCATTTTTATACATAAAAAAGTATTTATTTATATGGGTGTAG
- a CDS encoding site-specific integrase — MKKSEILLYKYFQNWIDVYKKGSIRKISFKKYQLTLDWIIKIARDVRLCDLDRTLYQRILNEYALTHERQTTMDFHHHLKSCLLDAFDDGYLTNDPTRKVVIKGKNPRKKKVKYLSQFELQLLVKNLKLKDFINMDWLILLIAKTGLRYSEALALTPQDFDFAKQTLNVSKTWDYKEQGGFLPTKNKSSIRKIQLDWMTVSQFSGIIKNMPENEPIFVTKERIYNSTINDVLMRRCNAAGIPVISVHGLRHTHASLLLYAGVSIASVAKRLGHASMNTTEKVYLHIINELENKDVDLVMRSISLLN, encoded by the coding sequence ATGAAAAAATCAGAAATACTTTTATATAAATATTTTCAAAATTGAATTGATGTATATAAAAAAGGTTCAATAAGAAAAATAAGTTTTAAAAAATATCAATTGACATTAGATTGGATAATTAAAATTGCTAGAGATGTACGTTTGTGCGATTTGGATAGAACTTTATATCAACGCATACTTAATGAGTATGCACTAACTCATGAAAGACAAACTACAATGGATTTTCATCATCATTTAAAAAGTTGTTTATTAGATGCTTTTGATGATGGATATTTGACTAATGATCCTACTCGTAAAGTGGTAATTAAAGGTAAAAATCCTCGTAAGAAAAAAGTTAAATATTTGAGTCAATTTGAATTGCAATTATTAGTTAAAAATTTAAAATTAAAAGACTTTATCAATATGGATTGACTTATTTTATTGATAGCTAAAACAGGTTTAAGATATTCAGAAGCATTGGCACTTACACCACAAGACTTTGATTTTGCAAAGCAAACTCTAAATGTGTCAAAAACTTGGGATTATAAAGAGCAGGGTGGCTTTCTGCCAACCAAAAACAAGTCTAGTATAAGAAAAATCCAACTTGACTGAATGACAGTAAGTCAATTTTCTGGAATCATTAAAAATATGCCTGAAAATGAACCGATTTTTGTCACTAAAGAGCGTATTTATAACTCAACTATTAATGATGTATTAATGCGCCGTTGCAATGCGGCAGGCATTCCTGTTATTAGTGTGCATGGTTTGCGCCATACTCATGCTTCATTATTGCTTTATGCTGGAGTTTCTATTGCTTCAGTAGCTAAGCGTTTAGGTCATGCTAGTATGAACACCACCGAGAAAGTTTATTTACATATTATTAATGAATTAGAAAACAAAGATGTTGACTTAGTAATGAGATCGATATCACTACTTAATTAA